One part of the Glycine soja cultivar W05 chromosome 11, ASM419377v2, whole genome shotgun sequence genome encodes these proteins:
- the LOC114377256 gene encoding N-terminal acetyltransferase A complex catalytic subunit NAA10-like, with product MVCIRKATVKDLLAMQACNLFCLPENYQMKYYLYHILSWPQLLYVAEDYNGRIVGYVLAKMEEETTDCHGHITSLAVLRTHRKLGLATKLMTAAQNAMEQVFGAEYVSLHVRKSNRAAFNLYTETLGYKIHDVEAKYYADGEDAYDMRKQLKGKQHHHHHHNHHHHHHHHHEHSGGCCSGEAKGNPAKAT from the exons CATAAGGAAGGCGACGGTGAAGGACCTTCTGGCGATGCAGGCGTGCAACCTGTTCTGCCTCCCTGAGAACTACCAGATGAAGTACTACCTCTATCACATCCTCTCCTGGCCCCAGCTCCTCTACGTCGCCGAAGACTACAACGGCCGCATCGTCGGCTACGTCCTCGCCAAGATGGAGGAAGAAACCACCGACTGCCACGGCCACATCACCTCCCTCGCCGTCCTCCGCACCCACCGCAAGCTCGGCCTCGCCACCAAGCTCATGACCGCAGCCCAGAACGCCATGGAACAG GTGTTTGGTGCCGAGTACGTGTCCCTCCACGTGCGCAAGAGCAACCGCGCGGCCTTCAATTTGTACACGGAGACCCTTGGCTACAAGATTCATGATGTGGAGGCCAAGTATTATGCAGATGGGGAGGATGCTTATGACATGAGGAAGCAGCTCAAGGGGAAGCAGCACCACCATCATCACCATAAtcaccatcaccatcaccaccaccaccacgagCACAGTGGTGGCTGTTGTTCAGGGGAGGCCAAGGGGAATCCTGCCAAAGCCACCTGA